From a region of the Neobacillus niacini genome:
- a CDS encoding rhamnogalacturonan lyase, with protein MESLNRGLVAVKVEKGVYIGWRLFGTDPEEITFNVYRDDQKVNQTPIKTSTNFLDINGTSDSTYYICALLGGVEQLPSEKATVWDTNYLTVPLNKPEGGISPDGIEFTYHANDASVGDVDGDGEYEIILKWDPSNSHDNAHKGYTGNVYLDAYKLNGTHLWRIDLGRNIRAGAHYTQFLVYDFDGDGKAEIACKTADGTVDGQGKIIGDANADFRNSEGFILEGPEYLTIFEGPTGKELVTTDYDPPRGKGSDWGDEEGNRVDRFLACVAYLDGVKPSLVMCRGYYTRAVLAAYNWRDGELTKVWKFDSLESGNEGYSGQGNHSVSVADVDEDGKDEIIYGSCVIDHNGLGLYTTGLGHGDAIHVGNLIPSRQGLEIFQVHEIPQENGTEIHDAKTGEILWGIPSIEDVGRGMAADIDPRYEGVEVWSSTHWKTGGAGLYSSSGEKISETNPQSFNFAIWWDGDLLRELLDHDYDEETGIGVGKIDKWDYQNGKLVNILTADGTRSNNGTKGNPCLQADIFGDWREEVIWRTDDSTALRIYTTTDITDHRIYTLMHDPTYRLGIAWQNVAYNQPPHPGFFLGHNMEKPPTPKIYEVKHKPNQENQNQPNKLYL; from the coding sequence ATGGAAAGTTTAAATCGGGGCTTGGTTGCCGTTAAGGTTGAAAAGGGTGTTTATATTGGATGGCGTTTGTTTGGAACAGACCCTGAAGAAATAACTTTCAATGTTTACCGTGATGATCAAAAAGTAAATCAAACCCCTATTAAAACCAGTACCAATTTTCTGGATATTAATGGTACTTCAGATTCTACTTATTATATCTGTGCACTGTTAGGTGGAGTGGAACAACTCCCATCTGAAAAGGCGACGGTTTGGGATACTAATTATCTGACTGTTCCACTTAATAAACCGGAGGGCGGAATTTCACCAGATGGAATAGAGTTCACCTATCACGCGAATGATGCAAGTGTAGGGGATGTCGATGGGGATGGCGAGTATGAAATCATCCTAAAATGGGATCCATCCAATTCCCATGATAATGCCCATAAAGGTTATACGGGGAATGTATATCTGGATGCCTATAAACTAAATGGAACGCATTTGTGGAGAATCGACCTAGGAAGAAATATTCGCGCTGGTGCTCATTATACTCAGTTTCTCGTCTATGATTTTGATGGAGATGGCAAGGCTGAAATTGCCTGCAAAACAGCAGATGGTACGGTTGACGGACAAGGGAAAATAATCGGGGATGCAAATGCTGATTTTCGTAATTCAGAAGGTTTTATCCTAGAGGGACCTGAGTATTTAACCATTTTTGAAGGCCCAACAGGGAAAGAATTAGTCACTACCGATTATGATCCGCCTAGAGGAAAAGGGTCAGATTGGGGCGATGAGGAAGGAAATCGAGTGGACCGTTTTCTTGCCTGTGTTGCCTATCTTGATGGAGTAAAGCCTAGTCTTGTGATGTGCCGTGGTTATTACACGAGAGCAGTATTGGCTGCCTATAATTGGCGGGATGGTGAACTAACGAAAGTTTGGAAGTTTGATAGTCTTGAGTCAGGGAATGAAGGTTATTCAGGGCAGGGGAATCATAGTGTCAGTGTAGCGGATGTTGATGAAGACGGGAAAGATGAAATTATCTATGGTTCCTGTGTCATTGATCATAATGGACTAGGATTATATACAACGGGACTTGGTCATGGCGATGCGATCCATGTAGGAAATCTTATTCCAAGCAGGCAAGGACTAGAAATCTTCCAAGTTCATGAGATTCCGCAAGAAAATGGGACAGAAATCCATGATGCGAAAACAGGAGAAATCCTATGGGGAATCCCATCAATCGAAGATGTAGGAAGAGGCATGGCTGCAGATATTGACCCGCGGTATGAGGGTGTTGAGGTTTGGTCTTCTACCCATTGGAAAACGGGAGGCGCTGGATTATATAGTAGTTCTGGGGAGAAAATCTCTGAAACGAATCCACAATCGTTTAACTTTGCCATTTGGTGGGATGGAGATTTACTGAGAGAATTGCTTGACCATGACTACGATGAGGAAACAGGGATTGGTGTTGGGAAAATCGACAAATGGGATTATCAAAATGGCAAACTAGTTAATATCCTTACAGCAGATGGCACCAGGTCTAATAACGGCACAAAAGGGAACCCATGCCTACAGGCTGATATTTTTGGTGATTGGCGGGAAGAAGTGATTTGGCGGACAGATGATAGTACAGCACTAAGGATCTATACTACGACGGATATAACCGATCATCGTATTTATACACTTATGCATGACCCTACTTACAGATTAGGTATTGCCTGGCAGAATGTTGCATATAATCAGCCTCCGCATCCAGGTTTCTTCCTTGGACATAACATGGAAAAACCGCCGACACCGAAAATATATGAAGTGAAACATAAACCTAACCAAGAAAATCAAAACCAACCTAATAAATTATATTTATAA
- a CDS encoding glycoside hydrolase family 88 protein — MPQLVLEQNKVSQAIDRVVERTFNMDFSWDWPGGVAFYGIAEAYEATGDEQYLQGIKEWVDAELEDGLPKLTVNASSIGHVLLTLYKATNDEKYLDTAIKMADYLLNDAERFADGVLQHTVNGTKYQFPEQAWVDTMFMAGYFLLRIGNLLDREDYFNFGLKQYHGHENFLQDDRTNLYYHGWDNLAQNHMSGIFWARGNSWAAYTMARALELIEVQHPSYMVIHGSLRDQLSALVRLQSDSGLWHTILDDPDSYLETSGSAGIAAALLTTGKLYNKYTQKAFGAILNQIREDGSVMGVSAGTAVMHDADGYKNVPYKRVQGWGQGLALAFLSLLLKREKRQE; from the coding sequence ATGCCACAGTTAGTTCTTGAGCAAAACAAGGTATCACAGGCAATTGATCGGGTTGTTGAGAGAACATTTAATATGGATTTTAGTTGGGATTGGCCGGGAGGAGTTGCTTTTTATGGTATTGCTGAAGCATATGAAGCAACCGGTGACGAGCAATATCTTCAAGGAATTAAGGAATGGGTTGATGCAGAATTAGAGGATGGGCTGCCAAAGTTAACGGTTAATGCTTCCTCGATTGGGCACGTTCTATTAACTCTATACAAAGCGACCAATGATGAAAAGTATTTAGACACAGCAATAAAAATGGCAGATTATCTGCTGAATGATGCCGAGCGCTTTGCTGATGGGGTCTTGCAGCATACAGTAAATGGCACAAAATATCAATTCCCTGAGCAGGCATGGGTAGACACCATGTTTATGGCTGGATATTTCCTTTTAAGAATCGGCAATCTGTTAGACAGGGAAGATTATTTCAATTTTGGATTAAAGCAATACCATGGTCATGAAAATTTTCTTCAGGATGATCGGACAAACCTGTATTATCATGGCTGGGATAACTTGGCGCAAAATCATATGTCAGGTATTTTCTGGGCGAGGGGAAACAGCTGGGCTGCTTATACGATGGCTAGGGCACTTGAACTTATTGAAGTGCAGCATCCGTCCTATATGGTAATACATGGTTCGCTGCGTGATCAGTTAAGCGCACTAGTAAGATTACAATCAGATTCTGGACTTTGGCATACAATCTTAGATGACCCAGATTCTTATTTAGAAACCTCTGGTTCTGCAGGAATTGCTGCAGCATTATTAACCACTGGAAAACTATACAATAAATATACTCAAAAAGCTTTTGGAGCCATTCTCAACCAAATCAGAGAAGATGGTTCTGTTATGGGTGTTTCAGCTGGAACGGCTGTTATGCATGATGCAGATGGGTACAAAAATGTCCCTTATAAACGGGTACAAGGATGGGGACAAGGGTTAGCACTTGCCTTTTTATCACTATTATTAAAAAGAGAAAAAAGACAAGAGTAA
- a CDS encoding rhamnogalacturonan acetylesterase, giving the protein MSNEPIRIFLAADSTVQDYDVSEKNQGGWGEFLHTFLNKDIKVVNHAIGGRSSKTFIEEGRLVGILKEIVAGDYLIIQMGHNDSTISKPERYTEPFKTYKQYLKMYVEGARNNQAVPVLITPPARLHVEDGKFVNDFPDYCAAMKEVAAEEMVTLIDLMERSLSLLDTIGYNEALTLFMASVNETDFTHFTKKGAYQMARLIAEGLKESNLPIAGKIKSISENTVF; this is encoded by the coding sequence ATGAGTAATGAACCTATTAGAATTTTTCTTGCAGCAGACTCAACCGTGCAGGACTATGATGTTAGTGAGAAAAATCAAGGTGGCTGGGGAGAGTTCCTGCATACCTTTTTAAATAAGGATATAAAAGTAGTGAACCACGCTATTGGTGGTCGGAGCTCGAAAACATTTATTGAGGAAGGGCGATTAGTTGGCATATTAAAAGAAATAGTAGCCGGTGATTATTTAATCATACAGATGGGTCATAATGATTCAACAATTAGTAAACCTGAACGTTATACAGAACCTTTTAAGACCTATAAGCAATATTTAAAAATGTATGTTGAGGGAGCAAGAAATAATCAAGCGGTTCCTGTTTTAATAACCCCGCCAGCGAGGTTGCACGTAGAAGATGGGAAATTTGTAAATGATTTTCCAGATTATTGCGCTGCAATGAAAGAAGTGGCCGCTGAGGAAATGGTCACTTTAATAGATTTAATGGAGAGAAGTCTGAGTCTACTGGATACCATTGGTTATAATGAAGCACTAACTTTATTTATGGCATCAGTAAACGAAACAGATTTTACTCATTTTACGAAAAAAGGTGCCTATCAAATGGCAAGGCTAATTGCGGAAGGGTTAAAAGAAAGCAATCTACCTATTGCTGGAAAAATCAAATCGATTTCTGAAAACACTGTTTTTTAA
- a CDS encoding glycoside hydrolase family 105 protein, translating to MHRQEIEQKIELLIDNLVNLNDPEGKYAIPLADGRKIDNKSFNYWEWTAGVGLYGMMKYYKLTKKEEVLNIIVKWFDDQFKELPVEKNVNTMVQMLTLAYLYEETGNPTYLPYLETWGDWLYHDMPRTKDGGIQHIVFGNENPQQLWDDTLMMSVLPLTKIGLLLNKPEYIEEAKKQFLIHIKYLFDKKTGLWFHGWTFEGNHNFAEALWGRGNSWVTIAIPEFLDLVELNEKDPVRQILIDTLERQLEALETCQNENGLWHTLLLDPTSYVEASCTAGFAFGTLRSVRKRYVGKKYSDMGLKAIKAVIENIDETGELQHVSAGTAMGETQEFYKQIPVTAMPYGQSMAILALVEYLHHRI from the coding sequence ATGCATAGACAAGAAATTGAACAGAAAATTGAACTCCTAATTGATAACTTGGTTAACCTAAATGACCCAGAGGGGAAATATGCTATACCGCTTGCTGATGGAAGAAAAATTGATAATAAGAGTTTCAACTATTGGGAATGGACCGCAGGGGTTGGCCTTTATGGAATGATGAAATATTATAAATTAACCAAAAAAGAAGAAGTATTAAATATTATTGTTAAGTGGTTTGATGATCAATTCAAAGAACTTCCAGTTGAAAAGAACGTTAACACGATGGTACAAATGTTAACGCTTGCATATTTGTATGAAGAAACAGGCAATCCAACCTACCTTCCGTATTTAGAAACCTGGGGTGACTGGTTGTACCATGATATGCCAAGAACAAAGGATGGCGGAATTCAACATATTGTTTTTGGTAATGAAAATCCCCAGCAATTATGGGACGACACCTTAATGATGAGTGTTTTGCCATTAACGAAAATTGGTTTATTGCTAAATAAACCGGAATATATCGAAGAAGCAAAAAAGCAATTTTTAATACATATTAAATATTTGTTTGATAAGAAAACAGGCCTTTGGTTCCATGGCTGGACGTTTGAGGGAAATCACAATTTTGCAGAAGCACTATGGGGACGTGGGAACTCATGGGTAACCATTGCAATTCCCGAATTCCTAGATTTAGTTGAATTAAATGAAAAAGATCCAGTTCGTCAAATCTTAATCGACACCTTAGAAAGACAATTAGAAGCACTCGAAACCTGTCAAAATGAAAACGGTTTGTGGCATACACTTCTGCTCGATCCCACTTCTTATGTTGAGGCATCCTGCACAGCTGGTTTTGCTTTTGGAACATTAAGATCAGTCCGTAAACGCTATGTCGGAAAGAAATACAGTGATATGGGATTAAAAGCTATAAAGGCAGTTATTGAGAATATCGATGAAACCGGTGAATTGCAGCATGTTTCAGCTGGAACGGCTATGGGAGAAACGCAAGAATTTTACAAGCAAATTCCTGTTACTGCCATGCCGTACGGACAATCAATGGCAATCCTTGCATTAGTAGAATACCTGCATCACAGAATCTAA
- a CDS encoding Gfo/Idh/MocA family protein — MNRIVVCGLSNRALGMFIQSIVHQFGSTNQVVGVLDSDPRRIEICNESFSELKSVPSYNPNQFQQMIDDTNPDTVIVTSRDDTHIDYILQGLENNLTVITEKPMVTKAEDARRVMEAEKESKGKVIVAFNYRYNPFHRKIKELILEGKIGRVTSVDLNWYIDTYHGASYFKRWNRNRNFSGGLSIHKSTHHFDLVNWWLDQNPEEVFAYGALNYFGKDGEFNPSPTDNRYCSTCEEKLSCEYYMRWSNRRNNIAVKDDHIKADSIEKSAQNYTYYRPDSCIFDHEIEIEDTYVATVKYDKGAFLSYSVNFSLPYEGYRLAINGTKGRIETTEFHEPSRIPFSVPEQTIEFYPLFGGAKEIIHVLQTGGGHGGGDPVLLEDLFLGVDQNRPYPILAGAEAGAYSIAVGEGVWRSVKENKPMKINDLLKSEVDLSLPKAVF; from the coding sequence ATGAATAGAATCGTAGTTTGCGGACTTAGTAACCGAGCATTAGGAATGTTTATTCAATCAATCGTTCATCAATTTGGTTCAACAAACCAAGTTGTTGGAGTACTTGATTCCGATCCGCGAAGAATAGAAATTTGCAATGAGAGTTTTTCTGAATTAAAATCGGTTCCCTCTTACAATCCAAATCAATTCCAACAAATGATTGATGACACAAATCCAGACACAGTCATTGTTACCAGCAGAGACGATACCCATATTGATTACATATTACAAGGCTTAGAGAATAACTTAACCGTTATTACCGAAAAGCCAATGGTGACAAAAGCTGAAGATGCTAGAAGAGTAATGGAAGCAGAAAAAGAAAGTAAGGGAAAAGTAATTGTCGCTTTTAACTATCGTTACAATCCGTTTCATCGAAAAATAAAAGAACTTATTTTAGAAGGAAAAATCGGCAGAGTCACTTCCGTTGACCTAAATTGGTATATTGATACCTATCATGGCGCGAGCTATTTTAAAAGATGGAACCGAAACCGAAATTTTTCAGGCGGCTTATCCATTCATAAATCCACACACCATTTTGACCTAGTAAATTGGTGGCTTGATCAGAATCCAGAAGAAGTGTTTGCATACGGTGCATTAAATTATTTCGGTAAAGACGGAGAATTCAATCCAAGCCCGACAGACAACCGATATTGTAGTACCTGTGAAGAGAAACTCTCGTGTGAATACTATATGCGCTGGTCAAACCGCCGAAATAATATTGCTGTTAAAGACGATCATATTAAAGCAGATAGCATTGAAAAGTCGGCACAAAATTATACTTATTATCGTCCAGATTCCTGTATCTTTGATCACGAAATCGAAATCGAAGATACTTATGTTGCCACTGTGAAGTATGATAAAGGAGCATTTTTAAGCTATTCCGTAAATTTCTCACTTCCATATGAAGGTTACCGTTTAGCGATTAACGGAACGAAAGGAAGAATTGAAACGACTGAGTTCCATGAACCAAGCCGGATTCCATTCTCCGTTCCAGAACAAACGATTGAATTCTACCCATTATTTGGCGGAGCAAAGGAGATTATTCATGTGCTCCAAACGGGAGGAGGCCACGGCGGCGGAGACCCTGTTTTATTGGAAGACCTTTTCTTGGGAGTAGATCAAAATCGCCCATATCCTATTTTAGCGGGTGCAGAGGCAGGAGCATACTCCATTGCAGTTGGTGAGGGTGTATGGCGGTCTGTTAAAGAAAATAAGCCAATGAAAATAAATGATTTATTAAAAAGTGAAGTTGACCTTTCTTTGCCCAAGGCTGTTTTCTAG
- a CDS encoding sugar phosphate isomerase/epimerase family protein, translating to MLNIGIRAHDIENLPLEELVQEVAGKGLTSVQLALSKSLDGVNTELGSLSPGFARYVASAFSKHNVQIAVLGCYFNMIHPDLVQRRKGIERFKEHIRFARDFGCSIVATETGNVNPEIFYTEENFKEEPFLEVVESVSELVKEAEKFGVIVGIEAGVNHPIYSPKAMKRLLDSINSKNLQVILDPVNLLTIDNYQNQEEIFQEAMDLFGERVVILHAKDFIIENNQLVPTAVGKGLLNYKYIIEEIKKKKPFINILLEETKEPFIDQSIAFLREK from the coding sequence ATGTTAAACATAGGAATTAGGGCACATGATATTGAAAACCTGCCATTAGAAGAGTTAGTACAAGAAGTAGCTGGTAAAGGACTGACATCCGTTCAGCTGGCTTTAAGTAAATCCTTAGATGGTGTGAATACGGAATTAGGCAGCTTGAGCCCAGGTTTTGCGCGTTATGTAGCTAGTGCATTCTCAAAGCATAATGTACAAATCGCCGTATTAGGCTGCTACTTTAATATGATTCATCCCGATTTAGTTCAGAGAAGAAAAGGGATCGAGCGCTTTAAAGAGCATATCCGCTTTGCCAGAGATTTCGGCTGCAGTATTGTGGCGACTGAAACTGGAAATGTAAATCCGGAAATTTTCTATACCGAGGAGAACTTCAAGGAAGAACCTTTTTTAGAAGTAGTTGAAAGTGTCTCTGAACTTGTTAAGGAAGCAGAAAAGTTTGGAGTTATTGTGGGGATAGAAGCAGGTGTAAACCATCCAATTTATTCACCGAAAGCAATGAAGAGACTCTTAGATTCAATCAATTCTAAGAATCTACAAGTGATTCTCGACCCGGTTAATCTATTAACGATTGATAACTACCAAAATCAAGAAGAAATTTTTCAAGAAGCAATGGATTTATTTGGTGAGAGAGTCGTTATCCTGCATGCAAAAGACTTTATTATTGAGAATAACCAGTTAGTCCCAACAGCAGTAGGCAAGGGACTACTAAACTATAAATATATTATAGAAGAAATAAAAAAGAAAAAACCTTTTATAAACATCCTTCTAGAAGAAACAAAAGAACCATTCATAGACCAAAGCATCGCATTCCTAAGGGAAAAATAA
- a CDS encoding glycosyl hydrolase 115 family protein, with amino-acid sequence MRHFNVVINGDSTISLPENCSLPVRHAVDMIVRDHEKVFGKVPNLISSNTETADIVVRYASNHEECPEKPEAYGFRFIENAEKLSFHIVGYDDLGIIYGLLHYSHQYLGVDPFWFWAELPIQQRSEIQIPVIVFNSPEKKVKYRGWFVNDEVCLIGWKKEYPPTKEIWYPVFETLLRCGGNMVIPGTDLPKDGIHAELAAEMGLWVTHHHAEPLGAEMFLRAFPGKKPSYKQNPELFESLWQEAIEKQKDEKIVWVLSFRGQGDAPFWHYDPEFDTPEKRGAMISKVVQRQYEMISQSVDNPVYSMALYGEISELYKAGHVKVPEGVIKIWADNGYGKMVTRRQGNENYRIPSLPATNDTGEHGLYYHITFHDLQASNHLTMFPSPPELIKEELEKAFDAGAVSYLLLNSGNIRMHLYPLDIVSELWNNGTINIEEHLQSYSKRLYTTKHKEIVELYKSYFEQTIPYGPHPDDKAGDEFYHHPARKIIGHWLQGKTDTPMEKLYWATGEIPFTDQVEWFMEKCEQGLAGWEEYLKQCRKISLQLPKEDKQRFSDQLLLQAELHAFGCNGFISLCKAYISFTKKEYPLAFVHASESINSYRECKQALRRAEHGKWENFYYADWLTNIDSTIYSLEALRKFLRMQGDSPDFFLWYKEYLMPETEKYIYLENTHRNPLSDDELGKRLAEKFLQ; translated from the coding sequence TTGAGGCATTTCAATGTAGTAATCAATGGTGATTCCACCATTTCTCTGCCAGAAAATTGCAGCCTGCCAGTCAGACATGCAGTCGACATGATTGTGAGAGATCACGAAAAGGTATTTGGGAAAGTCCCAAATCTCATTTCATCAAATACAGAGACCGCAGATATTGTGGTACGATATGCCTCAAATCATGAGGAATGTCCTGAAAAACCAGAAGCCTATGGCTTTCGCTTCATAGAAAATGCCGAAAAACTTTCTTTTCACATCGTAGGCTATGACGATTTAGGAATTATATATGGATTGCTGCATTATAGCCATCAATATCTAGGAGTGGATCCTTTTTGGTTCTGGGCTGAATTACCGATACAACAACGTTCTGAGATACAAATACCAGTTATAGTATTTAATTCCCCGGAAAAAAAGGTAAAGTACCGCGGCTGGTTTGTGAATGATGAGGTTTGCCTAATCGGCTGGAAGAAAGAATACCCGCCTACTAAAGAGATATGGTATCCCGTTTTTGAAACATTATTACGCTGCGGCGGGAATATGGTGATCCCTGGTACTGATCTCCCAAAAGATGGTATCCATGCAGAGTTAGCAGCAGAAATGGGTTTATGGGTGACGCACCATCACGCTGAACCGTTAGGAGCAGAAATGTTTTTACGTGCCTTTCCAGGTAAGAAACCCAGCTACAAACAAAATCCAGAGTTATTTGAGTCATTATGGCAAGAGGCCATTGAGAAGCAAAAGGATGAGAAAATTGTCTGGGTCCTTTCCTTTCGCGGACAGGGGGATGCTCCTTTTTGGCATTACGATCCGGAATTTGATACCCCTGAAAAGAGAGGTGCGATGATTTCAAAGGTTGTGCAGCGGCAGTATGAAATGATTAGTCAATCAGTAGATAACCCTGTCTATTCCATGGCCTTGTATGGAGAAATATCTGAATTATACAAAGCTGGGCATGTAAAGGTGCCTGAAGGGGTAATTAAAATATGGGCTGATAATGGGTATGGCAAAATGGTAACCCGAAGACAGGGAAATGAAAATTACCGAATCCCTTCTCTGCCAGCAACCAATGACACAGGAGAGCATGGACTTTATTATCATATAACCTTCCATGATCTCCAGGCTTCGAATCATTTGACGATGTTTCCCTCTCCGCCAGAATTGATCAAAGAGGAGCTTGAAAAGGCATTTGATGCCGGTGCTGTATCCTACTTACTGCTCAACAGCGGTAATATCCGCATGCATCTTTACCCGCTGGATATTGTGAGTGAATTATGGAATAACGGCACGATAAATATTGAGGAACATTTGCAATCGTATAGTAAGCGTTTATATACAACAAAACACAAAGAAATTGTAGAGCTGTACAAAAGCTATTTTGAACAAACAATACCCTATGGCCCTCATCCAGATGATAAAGCAGGGGACGAATTTTATCACCATCCAGCAAGAAAAATTATTGGACATTGGCTTCAAGGAAAAACGGATACTCCAATGGAAAAACTATACTGGGCGACAGGTGAAATCCCGTTTACCGATCAAGTGGAATGGTTCATGGAAAAATGTGAGCAGGGACTAGCAGGCTGGGAAGAGTATTTAAAACAGTGTCGTAAGATTTCTTTGCAGCTGCCAAAAGAAGATAAGCAGAGGTTTTCGGATCAACTTCTGCTGCAAGCGGAATTACATGCCTTCGGCTGTAATGGTTTTATCTCTCTATGTAAAGCTTATATTTCTTTTACAAAAAAAGAATATCCACTTGCTTTTGTCCATGCCTCAGAATCGATTAACTCTTACAGGGAATGTAAACAAGCTTTAAGACGTGCAGAGCATGGAAAATGGGAAAATTTTTATTATGCAGATTGGTTAACAAACATAGACAGTACCATTTATTCATTGGAAGCACTGCGTAAATTTCTAAGAATGCAAGGCGACAGTCCTGATTTCTTTTTATGGTACAAAGAGTACCTTATGCCGGAAACAGAAAAATATATTTATCTGGAGAATACCCACCGTAACCCTTTGTCTGACGATGAACTTGGAAAAAGATTAGCTGAAAAATTCCTTCAGTGA